A window of the Streptomyces sp. Ag109_O5-10 genome harbors these coding sequences:
- a CDS encoding CoA transferase: MTGIKYAWSALGGDPSLPARVTTVTRIGTLPARLPVRQLARACTGVCALAAAELAARRTGATEVPRVRVDDGAVATAFTSERHLLVDGRAPVQFAPLSRFWRAADGWVRTHANYPHHGARLLRALGLPEHASPEEAAARIAARPALDVENTVCSAGGLAVALRSPGEWARHEQAAAVAAHPLVERDRLDTARARVLPPLDAGAAPLLPAAGLRVLDLTRVLAGPVATRTLGLLGADVLRLDAPWLPELPDQHADTGFGKRSATLDLATDRAAFEELLAAADVVVTGYRPGALDRFGLSPEALAERRPGLVVAQVSAWGAYGPWGGRRGFDSLVQVATGIAETEGPADRPGTLPAQALDHGTGYLLAAGVLRALTEQSYDGGSRFVRLALARTARWLTEELEPEPAAGEPYEGPDAWLAGTDGPLGRLRYARPPLSFEGGPADWARPPVPWGSSPARWA; this comes from the coding sequence ATGACTGGAATCAAGTACGCGTGGTCCGCGCTGGGCGGCGATCCGTCGCTGCCCGCGCGGGTCACGACCGTGACGCGCATAGGCACGCTCCCGGCGCGTCTTCCGGTGCGTCAGCTCGCCCGCGCCTGCACGGGCGTGTGCGCACTGGCCGCCGCCGAGCTGGCGGCACGGCGGACCGGGGCCACGGAGGTGCCCCGCGTGCGGGTGGACGACGGAGCCGTGGCGACGGCGTTCACCAGCGAGCGGCACCTGCTGGTCGACGGGCGGGCGCCGGTTCAGTTCGCTCCGCTGTCCCGGTTCTGGCGCGCGGCGGACGGGTGGGTGCGCACCCACGCCAACTACCCCCACCACGGCGCTCGGCTGCTGCGTGCGCTCGGCCTGCCGGAGCACGCCTCCCCGGAGGAGGCCGCCGCCCGGATCGCCGCGCGGCCCGCACTGGACGTCGAGAACACGGTCTGCTCCGCCGGCGGACTCGCCGTGGCGCTGCGCTCCCCCGGCGAGTGGGCCCGGCACGAGCAGGCGGCCGCCGTGGCCGCGCACCCCCTCGTCGAGCGCGACCGCCTGGACACGGCACGCGCGCGCGTGCTCCCGCCGCTCGACGCCGGCGCCGCTCCCCTGCTGCCCGCCGCCGGGCTGCGCGTCCTGGACCTGACCCGGGTCCTCGCCGGACCGGTCGCCACCCGCACCCTCGGACTGCTGGGCGCCGACGTCCTGCGCCTGGACGCGCCCTGGCTGCCCGAACTCCCCGACCAGCACGCCGACACGGGCTTCGGGAAGCGCTCGGCGACGCTGGACCTGGCGACGGACCGGGCCGCCTTCGAGGAGCTGCTGGCCGCGGCGGACGTCGTGGTCACCGGCTACCGGCCGGGCGCCCTGGACCGGTTCGGGCTCTCCCCCGAGGCGCTGGCCGAGCGGCGGCCCGGGCTGGTCGTGGCCCAGGTGTCGGCGTGGGGCGCGTACGGGCCGTGGGGCGGGCGGCGCGGCTTCGACAGCCTGGTACAGGTCGCCACCGGCATCGCGGAGACCGAGGGCCCGGCGGACCGGCCGGGCACGCTGCCCGCGCAGGCCCTGGACCACGGCACCGGCTACCTGCTGGCCGCAGGCGTGCTGCGGGCCCTGACCGAGCAGTCGTACGACGGGGGCAGCAGGTTCGTGCGGCTGGCGCTGGCGCGGACCGCGCGGTGGCTCACGGAGGAACTGGAGCCGGAACCCGCGGCCGGCGAGCCGTACGAGGGGCCGGACGCCTGGCTCGCCGGGACGGACGGCCCGCTGGGTCGGCTGCGGTACGCGCGTCCGCCGTTGTCCTTCGAGGGCGGCCCGGCCGACTGGGCGCGCCCGCCGGTGCCGTGGGGGTCGAGCCCGGCCCGTTGGGCATGA
- a CDS encoding S8 family serine peptidase, whose protein sequence is MTAPQPRHRRVLALPLGMAMATALAFLPTVPASAADTGVATAAARPAGDDTTSLSYVVNVRPGHGTSERVQKAIARAGGSAVIAYDEIGVIVVHSSNADFAKIIRKVPGVDSAGNTRNAPLPAQSTTDVGTPEVLSSEQISAADARAADGQDPLEPLQWDLPAIKADKAHEKTLGSSKVTVAVIDTGVDDTHPDIAPNFSAAQSTNCVSGRPDTTYGAWRPTAAESPHGTHVAGEIAGARNGVGITGVAPGVKVAGIKVATTAGYFYTEAVVCGFVWAAEHHIDVTNNSYYTDPWYFNCTDDPDQKALVDAITRASQFAERKGTVNVAAAGNESYDLASHSITDPVSPNDGTPVDRVIDPHKCFDIPTQLPGVVTVAATGAKGLKSSFSNYGLGVIDIAAPGGDSTAYQAPEPPATSGLILGPLPGGKWGYMAGTSMATPHVVGVAALIKSTHPHASAALVKALLYAEATATPCTDPYDIDGDGKVDAVCEGSRNHNGFYGWGTADALAAVTR, encoded by the coding sequence ATGACCGCGCCCCAGCCGCGCCACCGTCGCGTCCTCGCCCTCCCGCTCGGCATGGCCATGGCCACGGCCCTCGCCTTCCTGCCCACTGTCCCGGCGTCCGCCGCCGACACCGGCGTGGCCACGGCCGCGGCCAGGCCCGCCGGTGACGACACGACGTCCCTCAGCTACGTCGTCAACGTCCGTCCCGGACACGGCACTTCCGAGCGCGTGCAGAAGGCGATCGCGCGGGCCGGCGGTTCGGCGGTGATCGCGTACGACGAGATCGGCGTGATAGTCGTCCATTCGTCGAACGCCGACTTCGCCAAGATCATCCGGAAGGTGCCCGGCGTGGACTCGGCCGGGAACACCCGCAACGCGCCGCTGCCCGCCCAGTCGACCACCGACGTGGGCACGCCCGAGGTGCTGAGCTCCGAGCAGATATCGGCGGCGGACGCTCGGGCGGCCGACGGGCAGGACCCGCTGGAGCCGCTGCAGTGGGACCTGCCGGCCATCAAGGCGGACAAGGCGCACGAGAAGACCCTCGGGAGTTCGAAGGTCACCGTCGCCGTCATCGACACGGGCGTGGACGACACCCACCCGGACATCGCCCCGAACTTCTCCGCCGCACAGTCCACCAACTGTGTCTCGGGCAGGCCGGACACGACATACGGCGCCTGGCGGCCCACCGCGGCGGAGAGCCCGCACGGCACGCACGTGGCGGGCGAGATCGCGGGCGCCAGGAACGGGGTCGGCATCACCGGTGTGGCGCCGGGCGTCAAGGTGGCCGGGATCAAGGTCGCCACCACCGCCGGGTACTTCTACACGGAGGCCGTGGTCTGCGGCTTCGTGTGGGCGGCGGAGCACCACATCGACGTCACCAACAACAGCTATTACACCGACCCCTGGTACTTCAACTGCACCGACGACCCGGACCAGAAGGCACTCGTCGACGCCATCACCCGGGCCTCGCAGTTCGCGGAGCGCAAGGGCACGGTCAATGTCGCGGCGGCCGGCAACGAGAGCTACGACCTGGCCTCCCACTCGATCACCGACCCGGTCTCGCCGAACGACGGCACGCCCGTCGACCGGGTGATCGACCCGCACAAGTGCTTCGACATCCCGACCCAGCTGCCGGGTGTGGTCACCGTCGCGGCGACCGGTGCGAAGGGCCTCAAGTCCTCGTTCTCCAACTACGGCCTCGGGGTCATCGACATCGCCGCACCCGGCGGCGACTCGACGGCCTACCAGGCGCCGGAACCCCCCGCCACCAGCGGCCTGATCCTCGGCCCGCTGCCGGGCGGCAAGTGGGGCTACATGGCCGGTACGTCGATGGCGACCCCGCACGTCGTCGGAGTCGCCGCACTGATCAAGTCGACCCATCCGCACGCTTCCGCCGCCCTGGTGAAGGCCCTGCTGTACGCCGAGGCGACCGCCACGCCGTGCACCGACCCGTACGACATCGACGGCGACGGCAAGGTCGACGCGGTGTGCGAGGGCTCCCGGAACCACAACGGCTTCTACGGCTGGGGCACGGCCGACGCACTGGCGGCGGTGACCAGGTAG
- a CDS encoding S8 family serine peptidase, with amino-acid sequence MAHLRSRRGLALAVPVVLSLTASLGLLPTAASAAPPSARATRAADGPNLAYVVNTRTDRRTVESVQRAVTRNGGTVIATYDKIGVLVVHSANPDFGAALRAVRGVQSAGATRTAALSAAGTTDEGAVQVLSKAEAAQVQRRATAGQEPLEADQWDLRAIGADKAAAVNPGSRSVTVGIIDTGVDDTHPDIAPNFSAAQSANCVSGKADTTYGAWRPADADHYHGTHVAGEIAAARNGIGVAGVAPGVKVASITVAQPDATQLFYPESVVCAFVFAADHGIEITNNSYYVDPWLYNCMDDPDQRAIVDAVNRAQLYAQRKGTLNVASAGNSNDDLDSHALTDTSSPDDSTATTRTVDPHECFDVPTQLPGVVTVSAVGVNDTKSYYSSYGRGVVDVAGPGGDKYQIPDTPSKNGRILSTLPNDQYGFLQGTSMASPHVAAVAALLKSTHPHATPAQLSALLKAEADNPGCPAGPYDGDGDGVVDATCVGGKHVNGFYGSGVVDALRAVE; translated from the coding sequence ATGGCTCATCTGCGTTCCAGACGCGGGCTGGCACTCGCCGTCCCGGTCGTCCTGTCGCTGACCGCCTCGCTCGGCCTCCTGCCGACGGCGGCTTCGGCGGCCCCGCCGTCCGCCCGGGCGACCCGGGCGGCGGACGGCCCGAACCTGGCCTACGTCGTCAACACCAGGACGGACCGTCGCACGGTCGAGTCGGTGCAGCGGGCGGTCACCCGCAACGGCGGCACGGTCATCGCGACGTACGACAAGATCGGCGTGCTCGTCGTGCACTCGGCGAACCCGGACTTCGGCGCGGCGCTGCGCGCGGTGCGCGGGGTGCAGTCGGCGGGCGCCACCCGGACGGCCGCGCTGAGCGCGGCGGGGACCACGGACGAGGGCGCCGTGCAGGTGCTGTCCAAGGCGGAGGCCGCGCAGGTCCAGCGGCGGGCGACGGCGGGCCAGGAGCCTCTTGAGGCCGACCAGTGGGACCTGCGGGCGATCGGCGCCGACAAGGCCGCCGCGGTCAACCCGGGGAGCCGCTCGGTGACGGTCGGCATCATCGACACCGGCGTCGACGACACCCACCCGGACATCGCCCCGAACTTCTCCGCCGCGCAGTCCGCCAACTGCGTGAGCGGCAAGGCGGACACGACGTACGGCGCCTGGCGGCCGGCGGACGCCGACCACTACCACGGCACCCATGTCGCCGGCGAGATAGCCGCGGCCCGCAACGGGATCGGCGTGGCCGGCGTGGCACCGGGCGTGAAGGTGGCGAGCATCACGGTGGCCCAGCCCGACGCGACGCAGCTGTTCTACCCGGAGAGCGTGGTCTGCGCCTTCGTCTTCGCCGCCGACCACGGCATCGAGATCACCAACAACAGCTACTACGTTGACCCATGGCTGTACAACTGCATGGACGACCCCGATCAACGTGCCATCGTTGACGCGGTCAACAGGGCGCAGTTGTACGCCCAGCGCAAGGGCACGCTCAACGTGGCCTCGGCGGGCAACTCGAACGACGACCTCGACTCGCACGCCCTCACGGACACCTCGAGCCCGGACGACTCGACGGCCACCACCCGGACGGTCGACCCGCACGAGTGCTTCGACGTACCGACCCAGCTGCCCGGCGTGGTCACCGTCAGCGCGGTCGGCGTCAACGACACGAAGTCCTACTACTCCAGCTACGGCCGGGGCGTCGTCGACGTGGCCGGCCCCGGCGGCGACAAGTACCAGATCCCGGACACGCCGTCGAAGAACGGCCGCATCCTGTCCACCCTGCCGAACGACCAGTACGGCTTCCTCCAGGGCACCTCGATGGCCTCCCCGCACGTGGCCGCGGTGGCCGCGCTGCTCAAGTCGACGCACCCGCACGCCACTCCGGCCCAGCTGTCGGCCCTCCTGAAGGCCGAGGCGGACAACCCGGGCTGCCCGGCGGGCCCGTACGACGGGGACGGCGACGGCGTCGTCGACGCCACCTGCGTGGGCGGCAAGCACGTCAACGGCTTCTACGGATCCGGTGTCGTCGACGCCCTCCGCGCGGTCGAGTAG
- a CDS encoding DUF485 domain-containing protein, translating into MATETPPPSNTQTRHPSGEEFAEVQQSPEFAELRHSHRSFAFPLTFAFIAWYLLYVLLSNYAGDFMGTKVVGNINVALVLGLAQFLTTFLIAWWYARHAAAKLDPKAEAIKSRMEGDA; encoded by the coding sequence GTGGCCACCGAGACACCACCGCCCTCGAACACGCAGACCCGGCACCCATCCGGCGAGGAGTTCGCCGAGGTGCAGCAGAGTCCGGAGTTCGCCGAACTGCGGCACTCCCACCGCTCCTTCGCCTTCCCGCTGACCTTCGCCTTCATCGCCTGGTACCTGCTGTACGTCCTGCTCTCCAACTACGCGGGCGACTTCATGGGCACCAAGGTCGTCGGCAACATCAACGTGGCCCTGGTCCTCGGCCTCGCCCAGTTCCTCACCACGTTCCTCATCGCGTGGTGGTACGCCCGGCACGCCGCCGCCAAGCTCGACCCCAAGGCAGAGGCCATCAAGTCCCGGATGGAGGGCGACGCATGA
- a CDS encoding cation acetate symporter — translation MSPAITLAAESPAITTAAGEASQHRTLIITLFAVFVAATLVITVWAGRQTKDAADFYAGGRQFTGFQNGLAVSGDYMSAASFLGIAGAIALFGYDGFLYSIGFLVAWLVALLLVAEPLRNSGRYTMGDVLAYRMRQRPVRTAAGTSTIVVSIFYLLAQMAGAGVLVSLLLGITSDGGKIGIVALVGVLMIVYVTIGGMKGTTWVQMVKAVLLIAGALLLTFMVLAKFHFNVSDLLGKAADNSGKGAAFLEPGLKYGATGTSKLDFLSLGIALVLGTAGLPHILIRFYTVPTAKAARKSVLWAIGLIGAFYLMTLALGFGAAALIKPDEIIASNKSGNTAAPLLALHLGGVDSNWGAVLLATISAVAFATILAVVAGLTLASSSSFAHDIYANVIKKGQATEKQEINAARYATVGIGAVSIVLGALARDLNVAGLVALAFAVAASANLPTILYSLFWKRFTTAGALWSIYGGLVTAVGLVLFSPVVSGKETSMFPGVDFHWFPLENPGIISIPVGFLLGVVGTLLSKEAPDAAKYAELEVRSLTGTGAH, via the coding sequence ATGAGCCCCGCGATCACGCTGGCGGCGGAGAGCCCCGCGATCACGACGGCGGCCGGTGAGGCCAGTCAGCACCGGACGCTGATCATCACCCTGTTCGCGGTGTTCGTCGCCGCGACCCTCGTCATCACCGTCTGGGCGGGCCGCCAGACCAAGGACGCCGCAGACTTCTACGCGGGCGGCCGCCAGTTCACCGGCTTCCAGAACGGCCTCGCCGTCTCCGGCGACTACATGTCCGCCGCGTCCTTCCTGGGCATCGCCGGCGCCATCGCCCTGTTCGGCTACGACGGCTTCCTCTACTCCATCGGCTTCCTGGTCGCCTGGCTGGTCGCCCTGCTCCTGGTCGCCGAGCCGCTGCGCAACTCCGGCCGCTACACCATGGGCGACGTGCTGGCCTACCGCATGCGCCAGCGCCCGGTCCGCACCGCGGCCGGCACCTCCACGATCGTCGTCTCGATCTTCTACCTGCTGGCCCAGATGGCGGGAGCGGGCGTCCTCGTCTCCCTGCTCCTCGGCATCACCAGCGACGGCGGCAAGATCGGCATCGTCGCCCTGGTCGGCGTCCTGATGATCGTCTACGTCACCATCGGCGGCATGAAGGGCACCACCTGGGTCCAGATGGTCAAGGCGGTGCTGCTCATCGCGGGCGCCCTGCTGCTGACCTTCATGGTCCTGGCCAAGTTCCACTTCAACGTCTCCGACCTGCTCGGCAAGGCCGCCGACAACAGCGGCAAGGGTGCCGCCTTCCTGGAGCCAGGCCTGAAGTACGGCGCCACCGGCACCAGCAAGCTGGACTTCCTGTCCCTCGGCATCGCCCTGGTCCTCGGCACCGCCGGACTGCCGCACATCCTGATCCGGTTCTACACCGTGCCCACCGCCAAGGCCGCGCGGAAGTCCGTCCTCTGGGCGATCGGCCTGATCGGCGCCTTCTACCTGATGACCCTCGCCCTCGGCTTCGGCGCGGCCGCGCTGATCAAACCCGACGAGATCATCGCCTCCAACAAGTCGGGCAACACCGCGGCTCCCCTCCTCGCCCTCCACCTGGGCGGCGTCGACTCCAACTGGGGCGCGGTCCTGCTGGCCACCATCTCCGCGGTGGCCTTCGCGACCATCCTCGCCGTGGTCGCGGGCCTCACCCTGGCGTCCTCGTCGTCCTTCGCGCACGACATCTACGCCAACGTCATCAAGAAGGGCCAGGCCACCGAGAAGCAGGAGATCAACGCGGCCCGCTACGCCACCGTCGGCATCGGCGCCGTGTCGATCGTGCTCGGCGCCCTGGCCCGGGACCTCAACGTCGCCGGCCTGGTCGCGCTCGCCTTCGCGGTCGCCGCCTCCGCCAACCTGCCGACCATCCTCTACAGCCTCTTCTGGAAGCGGTTCACCACCGCCGGAGCCCTCTGGTCGATCTACGGCGGCCTGGTCACCGCGGTCGGTCTGGTGCTGTTCTCGCCGGTGGTGTCCGGAAAGGAGACGTCGATGTTCCCCGGCGTCGACTTCCACTGGTTCCCGCTGGAGAACCCGGGCATCATCTCGATCCCGGTCGGATTCCTCCTCGGCGTCGTGGGCACTCTCCTCTCCAAGGAGGCCCCGGACGCCGCCAAGTACGCGGAACTGGAGGTGCGGTCCCTGACCGGCACCGGAGCGCACTGA
- the moaA gene encoding GTP 3',8-cyclase MoaA has product MLIDTYGRVATDLRVSLTDRCNLRCTYCMPEEGLQWLAKPDLLTDDEIVRLVDIAVRLLGVEEVRFTGGEPLLRPGLVGIVERVADLAPRPRMSLTTNGIGLRRTATALKAAGLDRVNVSLDTLRPDVFKTLTRRDRHQDVLDGLRAAHDAGLTPVKVNTVLMPGLNEDEAPDLLAWAVAHDYELRFIEQMPLDAQHGWKRDSMVTAGDILASLRTRFDLTPEGADDRGSAPAERWLVDGGPYRVGVIASVTRPFCAACDRTRLTADGQIRTCLFAREETDLRGALRSGAPDEEIARRWRLAMWGKKAGAGLDDPKFVQPDRPMSAIGG; this is encoded by the coding sequence GTGCTCATCGACACCTACGGCCGGGTGGCCACCGACCTGAGAGTCTCGCTGACCGACCGGTGCAACCTGCGCTGTACGTACTGCATGCCCGAGGAGGGCCTGCAGTGGCTGGCCAAGCCCGACCTGCTCACGGACGACGAGATCGTCCGGCTGGTCGACATCGCCGTCCGGCTGCTGGGCGTCGAGGAGGTCCGCTTCACCGGCGGCGAGCCACTGCTGCGCCCCGGCCTGGTCGGCATCGTCGAGCGCGTGGCGGACCTGGCCCCCCGCCCCCGGATGTCCCTGACGACCAACGGCATCGGCCTGCGCCGCACCGCGACGGCCCTCAAGGCGGCCGGCCTGGACCGGGTCAACGTCTCCCTGGACACCCTCCGCCCGGACGTCTTCAAGACCCTCACCCGCCGCGACCGCCACCAGGACGTCCTGGACGGCCTCCGGGCCGCCCACGACGCCGGCCTCACCCCGGTCAAGGTCAACACGGTCCTGATGCCCGGCCTGAACGAGGACGAGGCCCCCGACCTGCTCGCCTGGGCGGTGGCCCACGACTACGAGCTGCGTTTCATCGAGCAGATGCCGCTGGACGCCCAGCACGGCTGGAAGCGCGACAGCATGGTGACGGCCGGGGACATCCTCGCCTCCCTCCGCACCCGCTTCGACCTCACCCCCGAGGGCGCGGACGACCGCGGCTCGGCCCCGGCGGAGCGCTGGCTGGTCGACGGCGGGCCGTACCGCGTCGGCGTCATCGCCTCGGTCACCCGCCCGTTCTGCGCGGCCTGCGACCGCACCCGCCTCACCGCCGACGGCCAGATACGGACCTGCCTGTTCGCACGGGAGGAGACGGACCTGCGCGGTGCGCTCCGCTCCGGTGCGCCGGACGAGGAGATCGCCCGCAGGTGGCGGCTGGCGATGTGGGGAAAGAAGGCGGGGGCGGGACTGGACGATCCGAAGTTCGTGCAGCCGGACCGGCCGATGTCCGCGATCGGCGGCTAG
- a CDS encoding DUF3099 domain-containing protein: MRKQRGDGNVQVFRITGARTGLAEDVRGRQRRYVISMGIRTMSVILAVTLWNVERYVAVVALVLGALLPYVAVVIANAGRERPQSLPSTFGVAPTRLMIAPPRAEEAQAESVPEDVVADPAAGAVSGERPESV, from the coding sequence ATGCGGAAGCAGCGCGGCGACGGCAACGTCCAGGTGTTCCGGATCACCGGAGCCCGTACCGGCCTGGCGGAGGACGTACGCGGCCGGCAGCGGCGGTACGTCATCTCGATGGGCATCCGGACCATGTCGGTGATCCTCGCGGTGACGTTGTGGAACGTCGAACGGTATGTCGCCGTCGTGGCCTTGGTGCTCGGGGCGCTGCTGCCCTATGTCGCCGTCGTCATCGCAAACGCCGGACGGGAGCGGCCGCAGTCGCTGCCTTCGACCTTCGGGGTCGCGCCGACCCGGCTGATGATCGCGCCGCCGCGGGCCGAGGAGGCCCAGGCGGAATCCGTCCCGGAGGACGTGGTGGCGGATCCGGCGGCGGGGGCCGTGAGCGGCGAGCGGCCGGAGTCGGTCTGA
- a CDS encoding GlsB/YeaQ/YmgE family stress response membrane protein, with product MGWLWAIIVGFVLGLIAKAVIPGKQHSPLWLTTIFGILGAIAGNAVARAVGVAATPGIDWTRHLFQLVAAIIIVFLGDMAYTATLGKRRQRI from the coding sequence ATGGGCTGGTTGTGGGCGATCATCGTGGGTTTCGTGCTGGGCCTCATCGCGAAGGCGGTCATCCCGGGCAAGCAGCACAGCCCTCTGTGGCTGACGACCATCTTCGGCATCCTGGGCGCCATCGCCGGCAACGCGGTCGCCCGCGCGGTCGGCGTGGCGGCGACACCGGGCATCGACTGGACCCGTCACCTCTTCCAGCTGGTGGCGGCGATCATCATCGTCTTCCTGGGCGACATGGCGTACACGGCGACCCTGGGAAAGCGCAGACAGCGCATCTGA
- the tyrS gene encoding tyrosine--tRNA ligase: MTDIVDELKWRGLIALSTDEDALRKAFADGPVTFYCGFDPTAPSLHLGNLVQILTMRRIQQAGNRPLGLVGGATGLIGDPKPNSERTLNAPEVVAQWVERLRAQIAPLLDFEGPNAAVMVNNLDWTQGLSAIEFLRDIGKHFRVNKMIAKEAVARRLESQEGISYTEFSYQILQGMDFLQLYRRYGCTLQTGGSDQWGNLTSGTDLIHKVEPDAVVHALGTPLITKADGTKFGKTESGTVWLDPEMTTPYAFYQFWLNADDRDVSKFLRIFSFRSHEEIEELERQTQERPQARAAQRALAEELTTLVHGADQTAAVIAASRALFGQGELAELDDRTLAAALSEVPHVKVAELGPVVDLFAEVGLVASKSAARRTVKEGGAYVNNVKVTAEDAVPDRAELLHGRWLVLRRGKKNLAAVEVVGS; the protein is encoded by the coding sequence GTGACGGACATCGTCGACGAGCTGAAGTGGCGGGGGCTCATCGCCCTCTCCACGGACGAGGACGCATTGCGCAAGGCGTTCGCGGACGGTCCCGTCACGTTCTATTGCGGTTTCGACCCGACCGCGCCCAGCCTGCACCTCGGCAACCTCGTGCAGATCCTGACGATGCGCCGGATCCAGCAGGCGGGAAACCGCCCGCTGGGCCTGGTCGGGGGTGCCACCGGCCTGATCGGTGACCCGAAGCCGAACTCCGAGCGCACGCTCAACGCGCCCGAGGTCGTCGCCCAGTGGGTGGAGCGACTGCGCGCCCAGATCGCCCCGCTGCTGGACTTCGAGGGTCCGAACGCGGCGGTCATGGTCAACAACCTGGACTGGACGCAGGGCCTGTCGGCCATCGAGTTCCTTCGCGACATCGGCAAGCACTTCCGCGTGAACAAGATGATCGCGAAGGAGGCCGTGGCCCGGCGCCTGGAGTCGCAGGAGGGCATCAGCTACACGGAGTTCAGCTACCAGATCCTCCAGGGCATGGACTTCCTCCAGCTGTACCGGCGGTACGGCTGCACGCTGCAGACCGGTGGCAGCGACCAGTGGGGCAACCTCACCTCGGGCACCGACCTGATCCACAAGGTCGAGCCCGACGCCGTGGTGCACGCGCTGGGCACACCGCTGATCACCAAGGCCGACGGCACCAAGTTCGGCAAGACGGAGTCCGGCACGGTCTGGCTCGACCCGGAGATGACCACTCCGTACGCCTTCTACCAGTTCTGGCTGAACGCCGACGACCGGGACGTCTCCAAGTTCCTGCGGATCTTCAGCTTCAGGTCCCACGAGGAGATCGAGGAGCTGGAGCGGCAGACCCAGGAGCGTCCGCAGGCGCGGGCCGCGCAGCGGGCGCTGGCCGAGGAGCTGACGACGCTCGTCCATGGCGCCGACCAGACCGCCGCGGTGATCGCCGCGTCGAGGGCGCTGTTCGGGCAGGGCGAGCTGGCTGAGCTGGACGACCGGACGCTGGCGGCGGCACTGTCCGAGGTCCCGCACGTCAAGGTCGCCGAGCTGGGTCCGGTGGTCGACCTGTTCGCCGAGGTCGGGCTGGTGGCCTCCAAGTCCGCCGCGCGGCGGACCGTGAAGGAGGGTGGTGCCTACGTGAACAACGTGAAGGTGACCGCCGAGGACGCGGTGCCGGATCGTGCGGAGCTGCTGCACGGGCGGTGGCTGGTGCTGCGGCGGGGGAAGAAGAATCTGGCGGCCGTGGAGGTCGTCGGTTCGTGA